The Deltaproteobacteria bacterium genome includes a window with the following:
- a CDS encoding SDR family oxidoreductase produces MGKHLEGKVAVITGGSRGIGRDIALKFASEGCSIVVAAKSTESTERLPGSIYSVAEECEKLGVKAFPVVCNVRDPESIDSMAKAVLDRFGHADIVVNNAGALWWKPMIETDVKKYNLVHEVNSRGTYLVTRAFLPGMIAQKWGHIIMMSPPIDLSHVPGRIAYFISKFGMTLIAHGLAGEVREHNIAANALWPVTIIESQATINFGLGGPRQWRKGTILADAAFEIVRKEPRDFTGHALLDEDFLRSAGQTDFDQYKCVPDGEPQRIAWMPKTPAGVKTNAAV; encoded by the coding sequence ATGGGGAAACATCTTGAAGGGAAAGTGGCAGTAATTACGGGAGGTTCCCGAGGCATCGGGCGGGATATTGCGCTCAAGTTTGCATCCGAGGGGTGCAGCATTGTCGTTGCTGCCAAGTCCACCGAATCCACCGAGCGGCTTCCTGGGTCGATCTACAGTGTTGCCGAGGAGTGTGAAAAGCTGGGCGTCAAAGCGTTCCCGGTAGTCTGCAACGTGCGTGATCCGGAGTCGATCGATTCGATGGCAAAGGCAGTGCTGGACCGTTTTGGCCATGCGGATATTGTCGTGAACAATGCTGGCGCCCTGTGGTGGAAGCCGATGATCGAGACTGATGTGAAAAAATACAATCTTGTGCACGAGGTGAACTCTCGGGGGACTTATCTCGTAACGCGTGCATTCCTGCCGGGGATGATCGCCCAGAAATGGGGCCATATCATCATGATGAGCCCACCCATTGATCTTTCTCATGTGCCTGGGCGGATTGCCTACTTTATTTCCAAGTTCGGTATGACATTGATCGCCCATGGGCTTGCTGGGGAAGTCCGTGAGCATAACATAGCGGCCAACGCCCTGTGGCCGGTCACGATCATCGAATCCCAGGCGACTATCAATTTCGGTCTCGGCGGACCGAGACAGTGGCGCAAGGGAACGATCCTCGCTGATGCGGCATTCGAGATAGTTCGAAAAGAGCCCCGGGACTTTACCGGTCACGCACTTCTCGACGAAGATTTCCTACGGTCAGCGGGCCAGACCGATTTTGACCAGTACAAGTGCGTTCCGGATGGCGAACCCCAGCGGATCGCTTGGATGCCGAAAACTCCGGCCGGGGTGAAAACTAATGCTGCCGTGTGA
- a CDS encoding head morphogenesis protein: MPDSIPAGFSFPGTPPKEALDYFRHKGLKPGFDYRDVWREEHAYAFTVAKAMQIDVLTGIRAAVDKALAEGQTLSQFRKDLEPLLVRQGWWGRQTMTDPKTGMEKAVQLGTPRRLETIYRTNLRTARAAGQWQRMERTKSARLYLLYLLGPSKEHREEHVTWHGTLLPADDPWWETHMPPNGWGCKCHVRQVSKREADELEREGVADPTAPPVRDSAGRLTGHRSTRSVPVKTSAPPVQLAEWRNKRTGDVELLPKGITPGFDTNPGKLRLQSAARLLTDKLEGAPPGIAQVAIRDVMASREFTQWFEDPKSDWPLLRLSDKAADAIGARHRVAVMNRGILHKQKRHHPDLKIEDYRKLPELGEFPTVIIRQPEHPKGERVAVIRDQGDIYMAVVRAEDRGQATYVVSFRRASGRDVRRLLKGSTVLFGKWEE, encoded by the coding sequence ATGCCTGACAGTATTCCCGCAGGTTTCAGCTTCCCAGGCACGCCGCCAAAGGAGGCGCTCGACTATTTCCGCCACAAGGGCCTGAAGCCGGGGTTCGACTACCGGGACGTCTGGCGCGAGGAACACGCCTACGCATTCACCGTGGCGAAGGCGATGCAAATCGATGTGCTGACTGGTATCCGTGCGGCGGTGGACAAGGCACTGGCCGAGGGCCAGACGCTCTCACAGTTCCGCAAGGATCTGGAACCGCTGCTCGTAAGGCAGGGCTGGTGGGGCCGCCAGACTATGACCGATCCAAAGACCGGCATGGAGAAGGCGGTCCAGCTCGGCACCCCGCGACGGCTGGAAACGATCTACCGGACCAACCTCCGGACGGCCCGTGCTGCCGGGCAGTGGCAGCGGATGGAGCGGACGAAGTCCGCGCGCCTCTACCTCCTCTATCTGCTCGGTCCATCGAAAGAGCACCGCGAGGAGCATGTGACATGGCATGGCACCCTGCTCCCGGCCGACGACCCCTGGTGGGAGACGCACATGCCGCCGAACGGGTGGGGATGCAAGTGCCACGTCCGGCAGGTGTCTAAACGGGAAGCGGACGAGCTGGAGCGTGAAGGTGTCGCGGATCCAACGGCACCGCCAGTCCGGGATTCAGCCGGTCGCCTCACCGGACACCGCTCGACCCGCTCCGTGCCGGTGAAAACATCGGCACCGCCGGTCCAGCTTGCCGAGTGGCGGAACAAACGGACCGGCGATGTGGAGCTGCTCCCGAAAGGGATAACGCCGGGTTTCGACACCAACCCTGGCAAGCTGCGCCTCCAGTCGGCCGCCCGGCTGCTGACCGACAAGCTCGAGGGAGCCCCGCCCGGGATCGCCCAGGTGGCGATCCGGGACGTGATGGCGTCCAGGGAGTTCACCCAGTGGTTCGAGGATCCGAAGTCCGACTGGCCGCTGCTGCGGCTGTCGGACAAGGCCGCTGACGCCATCGGCGCACGGCACCGCGTGGCGGTGATGAACCGAGGCATCCTGCACAAGCAAAAGAGGCACCATCCCGACCTGAAAATCGAGGATTATCGGAAGCTCCCTGAACTCGGCGAGTTTCCGACGGTGATCATCAGGCAGCCGGAACATCCGAAAGGTGAGCGGGTGGCCGTCATCCGGGACCAGGGCGATATCTACATGGCGGTTGTGCGCGCCGAAGACCGGGGCCAAGCCACATACGTAGTCTCGTTCCGTCGGGCCAGTGGCCGGGACGTCCGACGCCTGCTGAAAGGCTCCACTGTATTGTTCGGGAAGTGGGAGGAGTGA
- a CDS encoding phage GP46 family protein, protein MDIALRWDDERQRADFALESGDLAVDGGLETAVLVSLFTDRQALPGDLPEGEDRRGWWGDGLRVSPGDRIGSRLWLLRRETLSARTIQRAIQYAREALEWLIEDGVASAVEVTAEALPARSGALSLVTVIDRPGAVPARWTRTWEVHLRAV, encoded by the coding sequence ATGGACATCGCGCTGCGCTGGGACGACGAACGGCAGCGGGCCGACTTCGCCCTCGAGAGCGGCGATCTCGCCGTGGACGGCGGCCTGGAAACGGCCGTGCTCGTGAGCCTGTTCACCGACCGCCAGGCGCTGCCGGGCGATCTCCCGGAGGGCGAGGACCGGCGAGGCTGGTGGGGCGATGGCCTGAGAGTCTCGCCAGGTGACCGCATTGGCAGCCGCCTGTGGCTGCTCCGCCGCGAGACACTGTCGGCTCGGACGATCCAGCGGGCGATCCAGTATGCCCGAGAGGCGCTCGAATGGCTCATCGAGGACGGCGTGGCGTCGGCGGTGGAGGTGACGGCCGAGGCGCTCCCGGCCCGCAGCGGCGCGCTCAGCCTAGTCACGGTGATCGACCGGCCCGGGGCCGTTCCGGCCCGCTGGACCCGGACCTGGGAGGTGCATCTCCGTGCCGTTTGA
- the mobB gene encoding molybdopterin-guanine dinucleotide biosynthesis protein B, translating to MLRTLVICGASNSGKTTLIEILVRRLTDLGIRTGTLKADGHGKAEAAVEGKDTTRHLRAGALKSVLLSPGMTSTFEDGPVQHVHAVEERFAGCDVVLLEGFRDSPLPKIEVVRKAISSKPMVPHGELLGIYGDVPVEGLRHFPGPDSLVDFIRSELVAPPGNRVALRVDGKRVPLKAHLQEIVAGVVEGAVGSLKGCEKARTIEMVVRDDDR from the coding sequence ATGCTGCGGACACTCGTTATTTGCGGGGCTTCCAACAGCGGAAAAACAACTCTGATCGAAATACTCGTCCGGCGGCTGACCGACTTGGGTATCCGCACTGGTACGCTCAAGGCTGATGGCCATGGCAAGGCCGAGGCTGCCGTCGAGGGCAAGGATACTACCCGGCATCTCAGGGCAGGAGCGCTGAAGAGTGTTCTGCTTTCACCGGGTATGACGTCCACTTTTGAAGATGGACCTGTCCAGCATGTCCATGCGGTTGAAGAACGGTTTGCCGGCTGTGACGTTGTGCTGCTGGAAGGCTTCCGTGACTCGCCGCTTCCCAAGATCGAGGTAGTGCGGAAAGCCATTTCATCGAAGCCGATGGTACCTCACGGTGAGTTGCTGGGGATTTATGGGGATGTGCCGGTGGAGGGCCTCCGTCATTTCCCTGGTCCGGATTCCCTTGTCGATTTTATCCGAAGCGAGCTTGTTGCCCCGCCGGGCAACCGGGTGGCCTTGCGGGTAGACGGGAAACGTGTACCACTAAAGGCACATCTGCAGGAAATAGTCGCTGGCGTTGTTGAGGGAGCAGTCGGCTCGCTCAAGGGGTGCGAAAAGGCGCGGACGATCGAAATGGTTGTCCGGGATGATGACCGGTAG
- a CDS encoding DUF2313 domain-containing protein, giving the protein MDVRHYTGLLRQLLPPGIIWECEPGSVMHRTLEGIAAELARVDGRVPDLLREMFPETSDELLLDFERVFGLPGPCITQEQTFAQRREAAWAADLADGGQSKAYLIEVAARLGFEITIETFPAGYEDPDEIGDPEWDAEWAHVWRVHGVGDLIRTANAGEACAGEPLTWADNEILPCLFARLAPAHTVLLFAPAEEDEEE; this is encoded by the coding sequence ATGGACGTGAGGCACTACACGGGGTTGCTCCGGCAGTTGCTGCCGCCGGGGATCATCTGGGAGTGCGAGCCTGGGAGCGTGATGCACCGGACGCTGGAGGGAATCGCTGCCGAGCTCGCGCGGGTGGACGGGCGCGTGCCGGACCTGCTGCGCGAGATGTTCCCGGAGACGAGCGACGAGCTGCTCCTGGACTTCGAGCGGGTGTTTGGGTTGCCGGGCCCCTGCATCACCCAGGAGCAGACGTTCGCGCAGCGGCGCGAGGCGGCCTGGGCGGCGGACCTCGCGGACGGCGGGCAGTCGAAAGCGTACCTGATCGAGGTGGCCGCACGTCTGGGTTTCGAGATCACCATCGAGACCTTCCCGGCTGGGTATGAGGATCCGGACGAAATCGGCGATCCGGAGTGGGACGCCGAATGGGCACACGTCTGGCGCGTCCACGGGGTGGGCGACCTCATCCGGACGGCGAACGCCGGTGAGGCCTGCGCCGGGGAGCCGCTCACCTGGGCCGATAACGAGATCCTGCCGTGCCTGTTCGCCCGGCTGGCCCCGGCGCATACCGTGCTGCTGTTCGCGCCGGCCGAAGAAGACGAGGAGGAGTAA
- a CDS encoding baseplate J/gp47 family protein produces the protein MPFDRPTLQQLDARIQADLASRLTGGGALLRRSVLQVLARVMAGAAHSMHGHLEWAGRQVTPDTADEENLILHAQRRGVYRREAVSAEGQATVTGEDGSEIGTDAVWEREDGIRYLTVTGGTITDGEAGIAVRAEEGGAAGNASAGTKLRLVSPVEGIQEEAQAADGGITGGIDAETASQLLDRLLARLRRPPQGGAIPDYEIWARQVAGVGNVWVIPAMDGPGTVGVTFTLLAGEEGDGDLVPDSEMVEAVQAHIAPLAPVTAEVTVFAPTPDIIDFEIALTPDTDAVKAAVTQQLEDLIRRKRAARESRIYLTEIHTAIGLAQGEITHTLSGPSEDYEAALGHIPVMGTVTWT, from the coding sequence GTGCCGTTTGACAGGCCGACACTGCAGCAGCTCGACGCCCGCATCCAGGCGGATCTCGCCTCGCGGCTCACTGGCGGCGGCGCTCTGCTCCGGCGGAGCGTGCTCCAGGTGCTGGCCCGGGTGATGGCGGGCGCGGCCCACTCGATGCATGGCCACCTGGAGTGGGCGGGCCGCCAGGTGACGCCCGATACGGCCGACGAGGAGAACCTGATCCTCCATGCGCAGCGGCGCGGGGTCTACCGCCGCGAGGCGGTCAGCGCCGAGGGCCAGGCCACCGTGACCGGCGAGGACGGTTCGGAGATCGGCACCGATGCCGTCTGGGAGCGGGAGGACGGGATCCGTTACCTCACGGTGACGGGCGGGACCATCACCGATGGCGAGGCCGGGATTGCGGTCCGGGCCGAGGAGGGCGGCGCGGCCGGCAACGCCTCCGCCGGGACGAAGCTCCGGCTCGTCTCCCCGGTCGAGGGCATCCAGGAGGAGGCCCAGGCGGCGGATGGCGGGATCACCGGCGGGATCGACGCCGAAACCGCCAGCCAGCTCCTGGACCGGCTGCTCGCCCGCCTGCGGCGGCCGCCGCAGGGGGGCGCCATCCCGGACTACGAGATATGGGCCCGCCAGGTGGCCGGCGTAGGGAACGTCTGGGTGATACCGGCGATGGACGGCCCCGGCACCGTTGGCGTCACGTTCACCTTGCTCGCCGGCGAGGAAGGCGACGGGGATCTCGTGCCGGATTCGGAGATGGTGGAAGCGGTGCAGGCGCACATCGCCCCGCTCGCCCCCGTGACGGCCGAGGTGACCGTGTTCGCCCCCACGCCCGACATCATCGATTTCGAGATCGCGCTCACGCCGGACACCGACGCGGTGAAGGCGGCGGTCACGCAGCAGCTGGAGGACCTGATCCGGCGCAAGCGGGCGGCGCGGGAATCGCGGATCTATCTCACCGAAATCCACACGGCCATCGGGCTCGCCCAGGGCGAGATCACGCACACGCTCTCCGGGCCGTCCGAAGACTACGAGGCGGCGCTCGGGCACATCCCGGTGATGGGGACGGTCACATGGACGTGA
- a CDS encoding amidase, which translates to MVIRSPTDITHLGALGLAHAIRAGELSPLNAVDAFIARIEAVNPRLNAVVANRYDEARREARTAAERLAKSGDPPPLLGVPFTVKEAIAVTGCPHTAGSVYRKRIIAHTDAIAVQRLRRSGAIPIASTNISEMCMWMESYNLVYGRTNNPYDLGRIPGGSSGGEGSILGAGASPFGVGGDVGGSIRMPAFFCGIFGHKPTGGLVPVDGHAPEPMGDVRRYCTIGPMTRHAADLEPLLSIMSDTPVPNTDPVSFRDRVVYTCEGLDFPLPPATDELKDALRRAASVFRELGAQVRPFDPKKFGNAFFIWSAMLHEGGNPEFARIMTEGKDPDLVAETVRFILGRGRHTVPALALAILEKLLDVIPGDGTRRLAKKGLEVRSEFEKILGDNAILLMPTHPRPAPRHNAPLLRPMDFAYTGIFNVLEAPVTSVPMGYGQEGVPLGIQVAARHGRDRLTIAAARVLEEALGGWVPPKILG; encoded by the coding sequence ATGGTTATCCGTTCACCAACTGACATCACACATCTTGGTGCGCTTGGACTTGCCCATGCGATCCGCGCCGGCGAACTGTCACCGCTCAATGCCGTGGACGCATTCATTGCCCGTATTGAAGCTGTCAATCCGAGACTGAATGCCGTCGTCGCGAACCGCTATGATGAAGCCCGGAGGGAAGCCCGGACTGCCGCCGAGCGGCTCGCCAAATCTGGCGACCCGCCGCCGCTGCTTGGCGTCCCGTTCACTGTGAAAGAGGCCATTGCCGTCACCGGATGTCCGCATACGGCAGGATCGGTCTACCGGAAACGGATAATTGCGCACACCGATGCCATCGCCGTCCAGCGGCTTCGCCGGTCGGGTGCGATTCCCATCGCCAGCACCAATATATCCGAGATGTGCATGTGGATGGAGAGTTACAATCTGGTCTATGGCCGAACGAACAACCCCTATGACCTTGGCCGAATCCCGGGCGGGTCGAGCGGTGGTGAGGGATCGATTCTCGGGGCTGGCGCATCACCTTTTGGAGTGGGCGGCGACGTAGGTGGATCCATTCGCATGCCAGCATTCTTCTGCGGCATCTTCGGCCACAAGCCAACTGGCGGCCTGGTACCCGTGGATGGGCACGCCCCTGAACCCATGGGCGATGTCCGGCGATATTGCACCATAGGGCCCATGACACGACATGCTGCGGATCTGGAGCCCCTGCTCAGCATTATGAGCGATACTCCTGTCCCGAACACCGATCCCGTTAGTTTCCGGGACCGCGTTGTCTATACCTGCGAAGGACTCGATTTTCCGCTCCCTCCCGCAACTGATGAGCTGAAGGATGCGCTCCGGCGGGCGGCCTCGGTATTCCGCGAACTGGGCGCTCAGGTCCGGCCATTTGATCCCAAAAAATTTGGTAACGCATTCTTCATCTGGAGCGCCATGCTGCATGAGGGCGGAAACCCTGAATTTGCCCGCATCATGACCGAGGGCAAAGACCCCGATCTTGTGGCGGAAACTGTCCGCTTCATCCTCGGCCGGGGACGGCACACCGTACCTGCGCTGGCACTCGCTATTCTTGAAAAACTGCTTGATGTGATACCGGGCGATGGGACCCGGCGGCTTGCGAAAAAAGGCCTGGAGGTACGGTCCGAATTCGAAAAAATCCTCGGTGACAATGCCATCCTGCTGATGCCTACTCACCCGCGACCAGCTCCCCGGCACAACGCACCGCTTCTCCGGCCAATGGATTTCGCTTACACGGGAATTTTTAACGTTCTGGAGGCACCTGTGACTTCTGTCCCCATGGGATACGGACAAGAAGGCGTACCACTCGGCATCCAGGTCGCCGCCCGCCACGGCCGCGACCGGCTGACGATTGCTGCCGCTCGAGTGCTGGAAGAGGCGCTTGGCGGTTGGGTGCCACCCAAAATCCTCGGCTAA
- a CDS encoding DUF935 domain-containing protein yields the protein MEEAEWHYRSVISTRKSAVAGLDWQVAAASDGARDQEIAGFVREALAAQPMLGLVEDLMDALGKGFAAAEIIWDFSERQWMPARYEWRDPRWFRFDRESGRELRLRDRADPANGIPLHPFKWIVHVPKLKSGLPVRGGLAMLGVRSYLFKSYTLKDWLAFMEVFGMPLRVGKYGPGATREDRRTLINAVANLGTDAAAVIPDSMKIEFVSAFSGTGVEGFQRLAEFFDAQTSKAVLGQTMTADDGSSRAQAQVHDGVRVVLVRSDAKYLSAAINRDLVRPLVDLNFGPQAAYPQAILQVPEAHDLTAEAQNLKTIADLGVHVAESVVRDRFGWPDPADGETVIGGRPEPSSPFGLNRQLAMNTGSPEEAAPAADLRDALAAEESSDWEPQLSPVIDPLLKLAGEASSLEDFMGRLADLYPRMKPDELVRRLAAAGFMARGTGDATDDLDV from the coding sequence GTGGAAGAGGCCGAGTGGCACTACCGCTCGGTGATCTCCACCCGGAAGAGCGCCGTGGCCGGGCTCGACTGGCAGGTGGCCGCAGCCTCCGACGGGGCAAGGGACCAGGAGATCGCCGGGTTCGTCCGCGAGGCGCTCGCCGCGCAGCCCATGCTCGGGCTGGTCGAGGACCTGATGGACGCACTCGGCAAGGGGTTCGCGGCGGCCGAGATCATCTGGGACTTTTCCGAGCGCCAGTGGATGCCGGCCCGTTACGAGTGGCGCGACCCGCGCTGGTTCCGGTTCGACCGCGAAAGCGGCCGCGAACTCCGCCTGCGCGACAGGGCCGATCCGGCCAACGGCATTCCACTCCACCCGTTCAAGTGGATCGTCCATGTGCCGAAGCTGAAGAGCGGACTCCCGGTGCGCGGCGGACTCGCCATGCTCGGGGTGAGGAGCTATCTCTTCAAGTCCTACACCCTGAAGGACTGGCTCGCCTTCATGGAAGTGTTCGGCATGCCGCTCCGGGTCGGAAAATACGGGCCCGGAGCGACAAGGGAAGACCGCCGGACGCTCATCAACGCCGTGGCCAACCTCGGCACCGACGCTGCCGCCGTGATCCCGGACAGCATGAAGATCGAGTTCGTGAGCGCCTTCAGCGGCACGGGCGTTGAAGGGTTCCAGCGTCTGGCGGAGTTCTTCGACGCACAAACGTCGAAGGCCGTCCTCGGGCAGACGATGACCGCCGACGACGGGTCCAGCCGCGCACAGGCACAGGTCCACGACGGCGTGCGGGTCGTCCTCGTCCGTTCGGACGCCAAATACCTGTCGGCGGCCATCAACCGCGATCTGGTGCGTCCGCTCGTCGACCTGAACTTCGGTCCCCAGGCTGCCTACCCGCAGGCGATCCTGCAGGTGCCGGAAGCCCACGACCTCACGGCCGAGGCGCAGAACCTCAAGACCATCGCCGACCTTGGCGTCCATGTGGCCGAGTCGGTGGTGCGCGACCGGTTCGGCTGGCCGGATCCGGCCGATGGCGAGACCGTTATCGGCGGACGCCCGGAGCCGTCTTCGCCGTTCGGCCTGAACCGCCAGCTCGCCATGAACACCGGGAGCCCGGAGGAGGCGGCCCCGGCCGCCGACCTGCGCGACGCTCTGGCGGCCGAGGAATCATCCGACTGGGAGCCGCAGTTGTCGCCGGTCATCGACCCGCTCCTCAAACTGGCTGGCGAGGCGTCCTCGCTAGAGGATTTCATGGGCCGGCTGGCGGACCTGTATCCGCGCATGAAACCGGACGAGCTGGTGCGTCGGCTGGCCGCCGCCGGGTTCATGGCGCGTGGCACGGGCGACGCCACCGATGACCTCGATGTGTGA
- a CDS encoding phage baseplate assembly protein V, translating to MTGLERTLRRMLEPHERRITSLVSRAVVTLVDEAQGLQRIQFRGRQGEPRGPVEHFQPYGIAFRPLVGAEAIVVKLAGFSVVIAVSDRRHRPRDLAPGEVCLYDDHGSRVWIQRDGNIRVRGSTKVTVESPSAEITGDLTVGGSITAAGDVSDTAGSMAAMRAAYNPHTHEVTSAPGTTGTPSGAM from the coding sequence ATGACCGGCCTCGAACGAACGCTGCGGAGGATGCTGGAACCGCACGAGCGGCGCATCACCTCGCTTGTCTCGCGGGCGGTGGTGACGCTCGTGGACGAGGCGCAAGGGCTTCAGCGTATCCAGTTCCGGGGCCGCCAGGGCGAGCCGCGCGGACCGGTGGAGCATTTCCAGCCATACGGGATTGCGTTCCGGCCGCTGGTCGGGGCGGAGGCCATCGTGGTGAAGCTGGCTGGGTTCTCGGTCGTGATCGCCGTGAGCGACCGGCGGCACCGGCCGAGGGATCTCGCTCCCGGCGAGGTCTGTCTTTATGACGACCACGGCAGCCGCGTCTGGATCCAGCGGGACGGGAACATCCGTGTCCGGGGGTCGACGAAGGTGACGGTTGAATCTCCTTCGGCCGAGATCACCGGCGACCTGACCGTGGGCGGAAGCATCACGGCGGCGGGCGACGTCTCGGACACCGCCGGTTCGATGGCCGCGATGCGGGCTGCCTACAATCCTCACACGCACGAAGTGACGTCCGCCCCCGGCACGACCGGAACGCCGTCGGGGGCGATGTGA
- a CDS encoding DNA circularization N-terminal domain-containing protein, translated as MPLGLFHLLGQGEVVVRLVQADVPENRRETGGGSDFEDTGATAQKFTVEAFVVGPGYMDARDRLRAALLEPGPGKLVHPWMGELTVVVSGRVRQTESTSRGGYCQFTIPLAVPRVAGLPSAETDTRAALVKASAGARAASSGAFAAVFSTASQLAGYVTAAVDQVRSAAALLDSVRGRISAVTGFVNAAAQAVTGLAGSAAALIRTPAQLASSVQNVVASVVGGVVSVRSALSALTELGGFGGGGAVAVPETTPQAAQHASGQRAIVQMVRVAAVSETARIAAELHYETADEAAELKTALLEMIDELAAGSVSAAEYGALIDLRAAVAAHLDRTAIDLPRLVRFIPPATQPALSIAWRLHGDPLREAEIVRMNRIRHPGFVPGGEALEVRSD; from the coding sequence GTGCCACTCGGCCTCTTCCACCTCCTCGGCCAGGGCGAAGTAGTCGTGCGGCTCGTTCAGGCGGACGTCCCGGAGAATCGACGCGAGACGGGCGGCGGGAGCGATTTCGAGGACACGGGGGCCACGGCCCAGAAGTTCACGGTCGAGGCGTTCGTCGTTGGGCCTGGTTACATGGACGCCCGTGACCGGTTGCGGGCGGCGCTCCTAGAGCCAGGCCCCGGCAAGCTCGTGCACCCGTGGATGGGCGAGCTCACCGTGGTGGTGAGCGGGCGGGTCCGCCAGACCGAATCGACCTCGCGTGGCGGCTACTGCCAGTTCACGATTCCGCTGGCGGTGCCGCGCGTCGCCGGGCTGCCGTCGGCGGAGACGGATACCCGGGCGGCGCTTGTCAAGGCGTCCGCTGGCGCGAGAGCGGCCTCCAGCGGCGCGTTCGCCGCCGTGTTCAGCACGGCCTCGCAGCTGGCTGGGTACGTCACGGCGGCCGTGGACCAGGTCCGCTCGGCCGCCGCCCTGCTCGACAGCGTGCGGGGGCGGATTTCGGCCGTGACCGGATTCGTCAACGCGGCCGCCCAGGCGGTAACGGGGCTCGCCGGTTCGGCGGCCGCGCTTATCCGGACGCCGGCGCAGCTCGCCAGTTCCGTCCAGAATGTCGTGGCCTCGGTGGTGGGTGGCGTGGTCTCGGTCCGGTCCGCGCTTTCGGCGCTCACCGAGCTGGGCGGTTTCGGCGGCGGTGGCGCGGTGGCGGTGCCGGAAACGACGCCACAGGCGGCGCAGCATGCATCGGGCCAGAGGGCCATCGTGCAGATGGTCCGCGTCGCGGCCGTGAGCGAGACAGCCCGCATTGCGGCGGAACTCCACTACGAGACGGCCGACGAGGCGGCGGAACTCAAGACCGCGCTGCTGGAAATGATCGACGAGCTGGCGGCCGGGTCTGTGTCGGCCGCCGAGTACGGCGCGCTCATCGATCTCAGGGCGGCGGTGGCCGCCCACCTGGACCGCACGGCGATCGACCTGCCTCGCCTCGTGCGGTTCATCCCGCCCGCGACCCAGCCGGCGCTCTCCATCGCCTGGCGTCTCCACGGCGACCCGCTGCGCGAGGCCGAGATCGTACGGATGAACCGGATCCGCCACCCGGGGTTCGTGCCGGGCGGCGAGGCACTGGAGGTCCGCAGTGACTGA